CCCACCGCCTGGTCAACCAGTGATTGCACACTTTCATAGGACGAAGTGTCCGTCTCGATAAAAATTGCTTCACCGCCTTCTGTTTTGACGGCAGCGACTGTCTGCTCGCCGCCTTCCCGATTCACGTCAGCCGCCACCACTCTTGCTCCGCCGCGCGCAAACTCCAGTACGGAAGCGCGTCCGATGCCGCTCGCCGCTCCGGTTACGATTGCCACTTTGTCTTGAAATCTCATTTTTCGCTCCCCCTTTAGGACTGTCATCCGTTAATTCTTGACAGAATTCTGCAAGCCAATAAAAAATCCTCTTTTAATTCACGCGATTCCATCCATGCTATGTAGGATTTTCCCTATATAGAATAGAAGTAGAACGATACAATTCTGATTTTGGAAAGGATGAATCGCAATGGGATCTGTTGATCAGTCAGAAGCTCTGGAAACGGTCTATGTCAACACGTTTACAAACGGAATTTTGGATCCGTCGCAACCGATGCTGGGACCGGTCAAAGATGGCGGGCATATCGTTGCCAACACGACGCCCGGTTGTTGGGGGCCGATGATTACTCCGAGTCTCAGGGGCGGGCATGAGGTGACTCAGCCGGTGTTTGTGGAAGGGGCGGCAGTGGGGGATGCGATTGCCATCCGCATCAAATCGATCCGCGTTACATCGATAGCTACCGCCTCGGGGAACGATCAGACGATAGAGGGCCGTTTCTTGGGCGACCCGTTTGTGGCGGCCAAATGTCAAAACTGTGGAACGATGTACCCGAAAACGAAAATTGAGGGGATCGGGCCGCAAGCGATCCGCTGTGTGGTTTGCGGGGCGGATGCGACTCCGTTCGTTTTTACAAATGCGTATACGATCGCATTTGACGCCAACCGGCAGATCGGGGTGACCTTAAACAAAGAAGCGGCTGAACAGATCGCCCGTGACGGACGGGCTTATATGGCGACTCCGGCCAACTCCTGTCAGAACCCGATTGTCACCTTTGCGCCGCATGATATTGTCGGGGCGGTGGCGAGAGTCCAGCCATTTTTGGGACAGTTGGGGACCACGCCGAGTCGGCCGATTCCGGATTCGCACAACGCGGGTGATTTCGGATCGTTCCTGATTGGAGCGCCGCATGAGTATGCATTGACGAAAGAGCAGTTGGAAGACCGGACGGACGGACACATGGACATCAATCGAGTGCGGGAAGGGGCGATTTTGCTCTGTCCGGTGAAAGTGCCGGGGGGAGGCGTCTACTTGGGCGATATGCACGCCATGCAGGGAGACGGGGAGATTGCCGGTCATACGACTGATGTGGCGGGTATTGTAACGTTGCAGGTGCATGTGATCAAGGGTTTGAAGTTGGAAGGACCGATACTGTTGCCTGTTTATGAGGATTTGCCCTATCTGGCCCGGCCGTTGACTTCCCAGGAAAAAGAAAAAGCGTTGCAGGTAGCCCGCAGCTGGGGTGTTGAAAAGCTAGAAGAAACAGCACCCGTCTCTTTTGTCGGCACCGGTGCAAACCTGAATGAGGCAACGACAAACGGCATGCAGCGGGCCGCTGATTTACTTGGCATGACGGTGCCGGAAGTGATGAATCGCGCCACGATCACCGGGGCGATTCAAATCGGACGGCATCCGGGCGTTGTGACCGTTACGTTTT
The sequence above is a segment of the Effusibacillus dendaii genome. Coding sequences within it:
- a CDS encoding acetamidase/formamidase family protein, with translation MGSVDQSEALETVYVNTFTNGILDPSQPMLGPVKDGGHIVANTTPGCWGPMITPSLRGGHEVTQPVFVEGAAVGDAIAIRIKSIRVTSIATASGNDQTIEGRFLGDPFVAAKCQNCGTMYPKTKIEGIGPQAIRCVVCGADATPFVFTNAYTIAFDANRQIGVTLNKEAAEQIARDGRAYMATPANSCQNPIVTFAPHDIVGAVARVQPFLGQLGTTPSRPIPDSHNAGDFGSFLIGAPHEYALTKEQLEDRTDGHMDINRVREGAILLCPVKVPGGGVYLGDMHAMQGDGEIAGHTTDVAGIVTLQVHVIKGLKLEGPILLPVYEDLPYLARPLTSQEKEKALQVARSWGVEKLEETAPVSFVGTGANLNEATTNGMQRAADLLGMTVPEVMNRATITGAIQIGRHPGVVTVTFLAPVDRLERLGIVPLVQDQYAL